A window of the Arachis duranensis cultivar V14167 chromosome 5, aradu.V14167.gnm2.J7QH, whole genome shotgun sequence genome harbors these coding sequences:
- the LOC107487401 gene encoding DNA mismatch repair protein MLH3 isoform X1 — protein sequence MAAPSIRPLPEAVRSSVRSGIFLFDSTRVVEELVFNSLDAGATKVSVFVSIGSCYVKVVDDGGGIARDGLELVGERYATSKLRNLDDLNATSGNFGFRGEALASISEVSLLEIVTRTYGRPNGYRKVLKGCKCLYLGVDDDRKEVGTTVAVRDLFYNQPVRRKYMQSSPNKVLQSIKKCVQRLALVRPNVSFKVIDVERDDELFCTQIASSPLALLTSGFGEEVSSFLQALEVENDIIKLSGYVSGTCNALNMKALQYVYVNSQFVSSGPIHKLLSQLANRFEHLNSWNTNNEFENKKKSRSQPCPAYILNISCPRSFYDLTFEPSKTWVQFKDWDSILNFIEKVIKECWEENLDCGESFNQSTYMVHEDQPWEDLNILSTEADKSRFGSHTKNSQELSVSTSGKLTKDEYHQSDREDVRTSLGYLCQGTEILREKQNKRDFSYQTLFSGNLVDDSYARCMPTVGKHKSLLMYDKNGQSLGDYFSDDNVPSAEILFDNVPFDAPSSSKGRKSCAVGADMINESFEDCLLNDSHGFCNNVEVNEDFQKPFLKSCSIKGSILREKAFFINDEHELHTDGFWRKQTREDCDSLKDYGAQRCSNVKKLKLSRDCDFFSRAVAEDLPYSYYSAAQTMNSGTVDQLFTSEWHSVYQEASSPASAWGGDHAADINDLGLHRTILTDEEENDCDFVYDISRNAKRNVFEFTDAIDSEMIFDTEVDWPDRGHKYSTKKRPDVLFEESECLLPDTCVEKCKSHDKNKSRMDHLRHPALDKNNERSKRSSSAPPFHKRKRRFVSLNQPSEMIAKRPTGQASNPAFNHPSGMIAKRLTGQASNPAFNHREASDFIYAQQSSGALHPSTEDHFLQEFKSNVKQRSDALGDAHCNDNKEIDGFDSFNIQNNAPLRELFSREAQDSIDQGIKWRTCSPEIPKNNKVVEVQSQNNILDISSGFLHLAGDSLIPEAISKKCLEDAKVLHQVDKKFIPVVAGGTLAVIDQHAADERIRLEELRQKVLSGEAKGITHLDAEQELVLPEIGYQLLHSYNEQIKDWGWMCNIHVHSEPYKRNLDVLNRQPMAVTLIAVPCILGVNLNDVDLLEFLQQLADTDGSSTMPPSVIRVLNLKACRGAIMFGDSLLPSECSLIVEELKHTSLCFQCAHGRPTTVPLVNLEALHNQIAKLGQMNGCSNDKFHGLQRHKVCVERTAERLSSARGT from the exons ATGGCGGCGCCAAGCATAAGACCTTTGCCGGAGGCCGTTCGCAGTTCAGTGCGTTCCGGCATCTTCTTGTTCGATTCCACCCGCGTCGTCGAGGAACTAGTTTTCAATAGCCTCGATGCTGGTGCCACAAAG GTTTCTGTGTTTGTTAGCATTGGGAGCTGTTACGTAAAAGTAGTAGATGACG GAGGTGGAATTGCTCGAGATGGACTTGAATTGGTGGGAGAAAGATATG CAACATCAAAACTTCGTAATTTGGATGACTTGAATGCCACCAGCGGAAACTTTGGTTTTCGTGGGGAAGCTTTAGCTTCCATTTCCGAAGTCTCTTTGTTGGAAATTGTGACAAGAACATACGGAAGGCCCAATGGATATAGAAAAGTATTGAAG GGGTGCAAATGCTTGTATCTTGGTGTTGATGATGATAGGAAGGAAGTTGGTACAACAg TTGCTGTCCGCGATTTATTTTACAACCAACCAGTTCGGAGGAAATACATGCAATCCAG TCCCAATAAGGTGCTGCAATCAATCAAGAAATGTGTACAGCGGCTTGCTCTTGTGCGTCCAAATGTTTCCTTCAAAGTTATCGATGTTGAAAG AGATGATGAGCTTTTCTGCACACAAATTGCTTCTTCTCCACTAGCACTTTTGACCAGCGGCTTTGGGGAGGAGGTATCAAGCTTTCTTCAAGCTTTAGAAGTTGAGAATGATATCATAAAGCTATCTGGATATGTCTCTGGCACTTGCAATGCTTTGAATATGAAG GCTTTACAGTATGTCT ATGTTAACTCACAGTTTGTTAGCAGTGGCCCAATTCATAAGCTTCTGAGTCAATTGGCTAATAGGTTTGAGCATCTGAATTCATGGAATACTAATAATGAGTttgaaaacaagaagaaaagtaGGTCTCAACCATGTCCAGCTTATATCTTGAATATAAGTTGCCCTCGTTCTTTCTATGATTTGACATTTGAACCATCAAAAACTTGGGtacaattcaag GATTGGGATTCTATACTCAACTTCATTGAGAAGGTCATAAAAGAATGCTGGGAGGAAAACCTAGATTGTG GAGAGTCCTTCAATCAGTCCACTTACATGGTACATGAAGATCAACCTTGGGAAGATCTCAACATTCTTTCAACAGAAGCAG ATAAATCAAGATTTGGAAGCCATACTAAGAATTCCCAAGAACTCTCTGTTTCCACTTCAGGCAAGCTAACCAAAGATGAATATCATCAATCTGACAGGGAAGATGTTAGAACCTCTCTTGGTTACTTGTGTCAAGGGACTGAAATATTGAGAGAGAAACAAAACAAGAGAGACTTCTCTTATCAGACTCTTTTTTCTGGAAATTTAGTGGATGATTCATATGCCAGATGCATGCCAACTGTTGGAAAGCATAAGAGTTTATTGATGTATGATAAGAATGGTCAATCACTAGGAGATTACTTTTCAGATGATAATGTTCCTAGTGCagaaattttatttgataatgTACCTTTTGATGCACCAAGTTcttcaaagggaagaaaatcCTGTGCTGTAGGAGCTGATATGATCAACGAATCATTTGAAGACTGCTTACTTAATGATAGCCATGGGTTTTGTAACAACGTAGAGGTAAATGAGGATTTTCAAAAGCCTTTTCTGAAAAGCTGTTCTATAAAAGGAAGTATCCTGCGAGAGAAGGCTTTCTTTATAAATGATGAACATGAACTCCACactgatggcttttggagaaaACAAACAAGGGAAGACTGTGACAGTCTGAAGGACTATGGTGCTCAACGCTGTTCAAatgtgaaaaaattaaaattgtctaGAGATTGTGATTTTTTCTCTAGAGCAGTGGCTGAAGATCTTCCATATTCATACTATTCAGCAGCACAAACAATGAACTCTGGGACTGTTGATCAGCTATTTACTTCTGAATGGCATTCTGTCTATCAAGAAGCCTCATCTCCAGCCAGTGCATGGGGTGGTGATCATGCAGCTGATATTAATGATCTTGGACTTCATCGTACAATACTTACTGATGAGGAAGAAAATGACTGTGACTTTGTCTACGATATTTCAAGGAATGCCAAACGAAATGTCTTTGAATTTACTGATGCTATTGATTCGGAAATGATATTCGACACAGAGGTTGACTGGCCTGATCGTGGTCAtaaatattctactaaaaaaagGCCAGATGTTTTATTTGAGGAATCTGAGTGCTTGTTGCCTGATACATGTGTTGAAAAGTGCAAAAGCCATGACAAGAACAAAAGCAGGATGGATCATTTGAGACATCCAGCATTggacaagaataatgaaagatcTAAAAGAAGCTCTTCAGCTCCACCATTCCATAAAAGGAAAAGGAGGTTTGTATCTTTAAATCAGCCATCAGAAATGATAGCCAAAAGGCCTACTGGCCAAGCCTCCAATCCTGCTTTCAACCATCCATCAGGAATGATAGCCAAAAGACTTACTGGCCAAGCCTCCAATCCTGCTTTCAACCATCGAG AAGCTTCTGATTTTATATATGCTCAACAATCTAGTGGAGCTCTTCACCCAAGCACTGAAGATCACTTTCTGCAAGAATTCAA ATCTAATGTGAAACAGAGATCAGATGCTCTGGGAGATGCACATTGTAATGACAACAAGGAGATTGATGGGTTTGATAGTTTCAACATTCAGAACAATGCTCCACTCAGAG AGTTGTTCTCAAGGGAAGCACAAGATTCCATAGATCAGGGGATCAAATGGAGGACATGCTCACCTGAAATTCCA aaaaacaataaagtGGTTGAAGTTCAAAGTCAAAACAATATACTTGATATCTCTTCGGGATTTTTGCATCTTGCTGGAGATTCATTAATACCTGAAGCAATCAGTAAGAAATGCCTTGAAGATGCCAAAGTTCTCCATCAGGTGGATAAGAAATTCATTCCAGTTGTGGCTGGTGGAACCCTTGCTGTTATTGATCAG CATGCTGCAGATGAAAGAATCAGACTGGAAGAATTGCGGCAAAAG GTATTATCTGGAGAAGCAAAAGGAATAACCCATCTGGATGCTGAACAGGAACTG GTGCTGCCAGAGATTGGTTATCAACTACTTCATAGTTATAACGAACAGATTAAAGATTGGGGTTGGATGTGCAACATTCATGTTCATTCTGAACCCTATAAAAG GAATCTGGATGTTCTCAACAGACAACCTATGGCCGTCACACTTATAGCG GTTCCTTGTATTTTAGGTGTCAACTTAAATGATGTTGATCTTTTAGAGTTTCTTCAGCAG CTTGCTGACACTGATGGATCATCAACTATGCCGCCCTCTGTTATACGAGTCCTAAATTTGAAAGCATGCAGAG GTGCAATTATGTTTGGGGATTCATTGCTACCGTCAGAGTGTTCCCTTATAGTTGAAGAGCTAAAGCATACGTCACTTTGTTTCCAA TGCGCTCATGGGCGACCGACAACTGTTCCTCTTGTCAACTTGGAGGCATTGCATAATCAGATAGCCAAGCTTGGACAAATGAATGGCTGCTCAAATGATAAGTTTCATGGATTACAAAGGCACAAAGTATGTGTTGAACGCACAGCAGAGCGTTTATCTTCTGCTAGAGGAACCTGA
- the LOC107487402 gene encoding uncharacterized protein LOC107487402, translated as MVKFTISKGRYTYTHDQKYPCENVDIHHIILKSGRANYVFVYTSAVLVLASALYLYILGEKSISIVYYSLLFDIFLVKLLLRKPVKKESVVIMPAFGVQLETHYMSGKIVRCFVPIDKILKPVLVECVTPVTCYWTLSLMIRGESEMVLVFKSLHPPVKMLVHVWKALCAATDIKEEALNTCTTNN; from the exons ATGGTAAAATTCACGATAAGTAAGGGCAGATATACGTATACCCATGATCAGAAATATCCCTGCGAAAATGTCGACATACACCACATAATTTTGAAGAGTGGTAGGGCAAATTATGTCTTTGTATACACCTCAGCGGTTCTTGTATTAGCTTCTGCCTTATATCTCTATATTCTTGGG gaaaaatcaattagtattgtATATTACAGCCTGCTTTTCGACATATTTCTTGTCAAGTTATTGCTTCGAAAGCCTGTTAAGAAAG AGTCTGTTGTAATTATGCCAGCTTTTGGAGTACAGCTTGAGACTCACTACATGAG TGGAAAAATCGTTAGATGCTTTGTTCCCATTGACAAGATTCTGAAACCTGTTCTAGTAGAATGTGTGACACCAGTGACTTGTTACTGGACACTATCGTTGATGATTCGTGGGGAATCGGAAATGGTATTAGTTTTCAAG agCTTGCATCCACCAGTGAAAATGCTGGTCCATGTATGGAAGGCCCTGTGTGCTGCAACTGATATTAAGGAAGAGGCTTTGAACACATGCACAACCAACAATTGA
- the LOC107487400 gene encoding uncharacterized protein LOC107487400 codes for MENVCDVNHLDADVLLPPRKRLLAGLKKQNSDCVDAAASPSTIAASCVTVCEGAPSSSSSYSSEFEARLKNLLSAHSSNPNLTPEEVVEASKAAAVAASKTAQAARAAAEEKAEIAAKAIAAAKSALDLVASFSDESVNKERNLKKNKQKKHLPVQLLYKKYQPVENCGTDEELARKLHRAMNSSPRITKNSPNSESKGSRQKKPRSSSSMEMTEGSDAGMANGQDLSLNNGHAAAGKIDSEGSIQEVCSSKEDKKGLRYDRSNQMEMDNGEAESSQSKEKITEDLSTTGKKRGRVKLKKLPLSICTSKDRAQPKEGVRGRSAPISEMNSGNHPVDSIPLFPVEPSTERVMPIEATSMWKCQEFKAPACIKQNKAVQS; via the coding sequence ATGGAGAACGTGTGTGATGTGAATCACTTGGATGCTGATGTTCTTCTGCCTCCACGAAAGCGGCTTCTTGCTGGATTAAAAAAACAGAATTCGGATTGTGTTGATGCTGCTGCCTCTCCTTCGACGATTGCTGCTTCTTGTGTCACGGTTTGCGAGGGTGCTCCCTCTTCCTCGTCGTCCTATTCgagtgagtttgaagctcggcTTAAAAATTTGCTGAGTGCTCATTCGAGTAACCCTAATCTTACCCCTGAGGAGGTAGTGGAGGCCTCGAAAGCAGCGGCGGTAGCTGCAAGTAAGACTGCGCAGGCTGCTAGAGCTGCAGCCGAAGAAAAGGCTGAAATAGCAGCGAAGGCAATTGCTGCAGCTAAGAGTGCTTTAGATTTGGTTGCCTCTTTCTCTGATGAGTCGGTCAACAAGGAAAGAAATCTCAAAAAGAACAAACAGAAGAAGCATCTCCCAGTTCAGCTCTTGTACAAAAAATACCAACCTGTTGAAAATTGTGGGACGGATGAAGAATTGGCTCGAAAGTTACACCGAGCCATGAACAGTTCTCCTAGGATCACAAAGAATTCTCCAAACTCGGAATCAAAAGGGAGCAGACAGAAGAAGCCTAGAAGCTCTTCGAGCATGGAAATGACTGAGGGATCTGATGCTGGTATGGCAAATGGACAAGACTTATCTTTGAACAATGGACATGCAGCGGCTGGCAAGATTGATTCCGAAGGCTCCATTCAAGAAGTATGCTCAAGTAAGGAAGACAAGAAGGGACTCAGATATGATAGATCAAACCAAATGGAGATGGATAATGGGGAAGCAGAGTCAAGCCAGTCAAAGGAGAAAATCACTGAAGATTTGTCTACCACAGGTAAGAAGAGAGGAAGGGTGAAGCTAAAAAAGTTGCCATTAAGCATTTGCACCTCGAAAGACAGGGCGCAGCCAAAGGAAGGTGTCAGGGGTAGAAGCGCACCAATATCTGAAATGAACTCAGGGAATCATCCTGTTGATAGTATTCCTTTGTTTCCAGTTGAGCCATCCACTGAGAGAGTGATGCCAATCGAGGCTACATCAATGTGGAAGTGCCAGGAGTTCAAGGCACCGGCTTgtatcaaacaaaataaagctGTGCAGTCATAA
- the LOC107487401 gene encoding DNA mismatch repair protein MLH3 isoform X2, whose translation MMIGRKLVQQLLSAIYFTTNQFGGNTCNPVPIRCCNQSRNVYSGLLLCVQMFPSKLSMLKDDELFCTQIASSPLALLTSGFGEEVSSFLQALEVENDIIKLSGYVSGTCNALNMKALQYVYVNSQFVSSGPIHKLLSQLANRFEHLNSWNTNNEFENKKKSRSQPCPAYILNISCPRSFYDLTFEPSKTWVQFKDWDSILNFIEKVIKECWEENLDCGESFNQSTYMVHEDQPWEDLNILSTEADKSRFGSHTKNSQELSVSTSGKLTKDEYHQSDREDVRTSLGYLCQGTEILREKQNKRDFSYQTLFSGNLVDDSYARCMPTVGKHKSLLMYDKNGQSLGDYFSDDNVPSAEILFDNVPFDAPSSSKGRKSCAVGADMINESFEDCLLNDSHGFCNNVEVNEDFQKPFLKSCSIKGSILREKAFFINDEHELHTDGFWRKQTREDCDSLKDYGAQRCSNVKKLKLSRDCDFFSRAVAEDLPYSYYSAAQTMNSGTVDQLFTSEWHSVYQEASSPASAWGGDHAADINDLGLHRTILTDEEENDCDFVYDISRNAKRNVFEFTDAIDSEMIFDTEVDWPDRGHKYSTKKRPDVLFEESECLLPDTCVEKCKSHDKNKSRMDHLRHPALDKNNERSKRSSSAPPFHKRKRRFVSLNQPSEMIAKRPTGQASNPAFNHPSGMIAKRLTGQASNPAFNHREASDFIYAQQSSGALHPSTEDHFLQEFKSNVKQRSDALGDAHCNDNKEIDGFDSFNIQNNAPLRELFSREAQDSIDQGIKWRTCSPEIPKNNKVVEVQSQNNILDISSGFLHLAGDSLIPEAISKKCLEDAKVLHQVDKKFIPVVAGGTLAVIDQHAADERIRLEELRQKVLSGEAKGITHLDAEQELVLPEIGYQLLHSYNEQIKDWGWMCNIHVHSEPYKRNLDVLNRQPMAVTLIAVPCILGVNLNDVDLLEFLQQLADTDGSSTMPPSVIRVLNLKACRGAIMFGDSLLPSECSLIVEELKHTSLCFQCAHGRPTTVPLVNLEALHNQIAKLGQMNGCSNDKFHGLQRHKVCVERTAERLSSARGT comes from the exons ATGATGATAGGAAGGAAGTTGGTACAACAg TTGCTGTCCGCGATTTATTTTACAACCAACCAGTTCGGAGGAAATACATGCAATCCAG TCCCAATAAGGTGCTGCAATCAATCAAGAAATGTGTACAGCGGCTTGCTCTTGTGCGTCCAAATGTTTCCTTCAAAGTTATCGATGTTGAAAG ATGATGAGCTTTTCTGCACACAAATTGCTTCTTCTCCACTAGCACTTTTGACCAGCGGCTTTGGGGAGGAGGTATCAAGCTTTCTTCAAGCTTTAGAAGTTGAGAATGATATCATAAAGCTATCTGGATATGTCTCTGGCACTTGCAATGCTTTGAATATGAAG GCTTTACAGTATGTCT ATGTTAACTCACAGTTTGTTAGCAGTGGCCCAATTCATAAGCTTCTGAGTCAATTGGCTAATAGGTTTGAGCATCTGAATTCATGGAATACTAATAATGAGTttgaaaacaagaagaaaagtaGGTCTCAACCATGTCCAGCTTATATCTTGAATATAAGTTGCCCTCGTTCTTTCTATGATTTGACATTTGAACCATCAAAAACTTGGGtacaattcaag GATTGGGATTCTATACTCAACTTCATTGAGAAGGTCATAAAAGAATGCTGGGAGGAAAACCTAGATTGTG GAGAGTCCTTCAATCAGTCCACTTACATGGTACATGAAGATCAACCTTGGGAAGATCTCAACATTCTTTCAACAGAAGCAG ATAAATCAAGATTTGGAAGCCATACTAAGAATTCCCAAGAACTCTCTGTTTCCACTTCAGGCAAGCTAACCAAAGATGAATATCATCAATCTGACAGGGAAGATGTTAGAACCTCTCTTGGTTACTTGTGTCAAGGGACTGAAATATTGAGAGAGAAACAAAACAAGAGAGACTTCTCTTATCAGACTCTTTTTTCTGGAAATTTAGTGGATGATTCATATGCCAGATGCATGCCAACTGTTGGAAAGCATAAGAGTTTATTGATGTATGATAAGAATGGTCAATCACTAGGAGATTACTTTTCAGATGATAATGTTCCTAGTGCagaaattttatttgataatgTACCTTTTGATGCACCAAGTTcttcaaagggaagaaaatcCTGTGCTGTAGGAGCTGATATGATCAACGAATCATTTGAAGACTGCTTACTTAATGATAGCCATGGGTTTTGTAACAACGTAGAGGTAAATGAGGATTTTCAAAAGCCTTTTCTGAAAAGCTGTTCTATAAAAGGAAGTATCCTGCGAGAGAAGGCTTTCTTTATAAATGATGAACATGAACTCCACactgatggcttttggagaaaACAAACAAGGGAAGACTGTGACAGTCTGAAGGACTATGGTGCTCAACGCTGTTCAAatgtgaaaaaattaaaattgtctaGAGATTGTGATTTTTTCTCTAGAGCAGTGGCTGAAGATCTTCCATATTCATACTATTCAGCAGCACAAACAATGAACTCTGGGACTGTTGATCAGCTATTTACTTCTGAATGGCATTCTGTCTATCAAGAAGCCTCATCTCCAGCCAGTGCATGGGGTGGTGATCATGCAGCTGATATTAATGATCTTGGACTTCATCGTACAATACTTACTGATGAGGAAGAAAATGACTGTGACTTTGTCTACGATATTTCAAGGAATGCCAAACGAAATGTCTTTGAATTTACTGATGCTATTGATTCGGAAATGATATTCGACACAGAGGTTGACTGGCCTGATCGTGGTCAtaaatattctactaaaaaaagGCCAGATGTTTTATTTGAGGAATCTGAGTGCTTGTTGCCTGATACATGTGTTGAAAAGTGCAAAAGCCATGACAAGAACAAAAGCAGGATGGATCATTTGAGACATCCAGCATTggacaagaataatgaaagatcTAAAAGAAGCTCTTCAGCTCCACCATTCCATAAAAGGAAAAGGAGGTTTGTATCTTTAAATCAGCCATCAGAAATGATAGCCAAAAGGCCTACTGGCCAAGCCTCCAATCCTGCTTTCAACCATCCATCAGGAATGATAGCCAAAAGACTTACTGGCCAAGCCTCCAATCCTGCTTTCAACCATCGAG AAGCTTCTGATTTTATATATGCTCAACAATCTAGTGGAGCTCTTCACCCAAGCACTGAAGATCACTTTCTGCAAGAATTCAA ATCTAATGTGAAACAGAGATCAGATGCTCTGGGAGATGCACATTGTAATGACAACAAGGAGATTGATGGGTTTGATAGTTTCAACATTCAGAACAATGCTCCACTCAGAG AGTTGTTCTCAAGGGAAGCACAAGATTCCATAGATCAGGGGATCAAATGGAGGACATGCTCACCTGAAATTCCA aaaaacaataaagtGGTTGAAGTTCAAAGTCAAAACAATATACTTGATATCTCTTCGGGATTTTTGCATCTTGCTGGAGATTCATTAATACCTGAAGCAATCAGTAAGAAATGCCTTGAAGATGCCAAAGTTCTCCATCAGGTGGATAAGAAATTCATTCCAGTTGTGGCTGGTGGAACCCTTGCTGTTATTGATCAG CATGCTGCAGATGAAAGAATCAGACTGGAAGAATTGCGGCAAAAG GTATTATCTGGAGAAGCAAAAGGAATAACCCATCTGGATGCTGAACAGGAACTG GTGCTGCCAGAGATTGGTTATCAACTACTTCATAGTTATAACGAACAGATTAAAGATTGGGGTTGGATGTGCAACATTCATGTTCATTCTGAACCCTATAAAAG GAATCTGGATGTTCTCAACAGACAACCTATGGCCGTCACACTTATAGCG GTTCCTTGTATTTTAGGTGTCAACTTAAATGATGTTGATCTTTTAGAGTTTCTTCAGCAG CTTGCTGACACTGATGGATCATCAACTATGCCGCCCTCTGTTATACGAGTCCTAAATTTGAAAGCATGCAGAG GTGCAATTATGTTTGGGGATTCATTGCTACCGTCAGAGTGTTCCCTTATAGTTGAAGAGCTAAAGCATACGTCACTTTGTTTCCAA TGCGCTCATGGGCGACCGACAACTGTTCCTCTTGTCAACTTGGAGGCATTGCATAATCAGATAGCCAAGCTTGGACAAATGAATGGCTGCTCAAATGATAAGTTTCATGGATTACAAAGGCACAAAGTATGTGTTGAACGCACAGCAGAGCGTTTATCTTCTGCTAGAGGAACCTGA